The genomic stretch CTCAGGATAAAAAAATTGCTGAAGAATGTTTTAAAAAAGCCGATTACCAATGCGCTGAAGAGCAATATTCGAAGTTGGTGCTTTCAGAACATATTCAGAAATATCAATCAGAATATTACGTTAATTTAGGAACTGCACAGAGAAGATTAGGTAAAACAACTTTGGCTTTTAAATCCTATGAATCTGCTTTAAAATCAAATCCTAAATCTATCGCTGTTTACGAAAATCTTGCTTCTTTACATAATCAAAAAGGAAATCGCAACAAAGCTTTAGAATATGCCAATACAGGAATAATGCTCGAACCTGAAAACGCTGAAATTTATTTAATTCGATCCAAGATTTACAATAATTTAGGCAAAAAAGATCTGGCGATGGAAGATTTAAAACACATTCTCACTTTTGCTCCGGATAATATTTTTGCAAGAATAGGTTTGGCAAATCTTAAAAAAAATAAAGGAGATCTTGAAGGTGCTTTAAAAGAATACAACCAATTACTCACTGAGAAGCCAGAGTCTTTATTGTATAACGGAAGAGCCGATATCTATCTGAAAATGAAAAAATCAAAAGAAGCTTTGGCAGACATCAATAAAGCGATTTCTATCGATCCTAAATTTTCTCAGTCTTACGTCACAAAAGCAATAATTTTATTCGATTCAGCAAAAGATAAAGAAGCGTGTTCCAATTTAGATAAAGCTGTTGCTTTAGGACATGAAAAAGGTTTATTAACAGAGTTTGCAGGAAAGTGTAAAAAATAATAGACCTATTAAAAGTATTTTTGAATAAATATAACTTTTTATTTCTTAGCTGAGTGAAATGCCTTTGCGAACTTATAAAAGCTTACAATTTTAAAAAAAAACTTTGTGAGTTTTGCGTTAAAAATTAAGATTAAATTAAAAAAATTCATGTTAAATATTGTTCTTGTAGAACCTGAAATACCA from Chryseobacterium indoltheticum encodes the following:
- a CDS encoding tetratricopeptide repeat protein — encoded protein: MKKHLLILTLFVTSFSFLSAQDKKIAEECFKKADYQCAEEQYSKLVLSEHIQKYQSEYYVNLGTAQRRLGKTTLAFKSYESALKSNPKSIAVYENLASLHNQKGNRNKALEYANTGIMLEPENAEIYLIRSKIYNNLGKKDLAMEDLKHILTFAPDNIFARIGLANLKKNKGDLEGALKEYNQLLTEKPESLLYNGRADIYLKMKKSKEALADINKAISIDPKFSQSYVTKAIILFDSAKDKEACSNLDKAVALGHEKGLLTEFAGKCKK